A genomic region of Halichondria panicea chromosome 5, odHalPani1.1, whole genome shotgun sequence contains the following coding sequences:
- the LOC135336709 gene encoding bone morphogenetic protein receptor type-1B-like isoform X3: MTRRVCVLHGLTCFRNTEDRHRGQCCEGTGCNKCLTPPNLTYEQCLQVTFPSDCPPVNCSHLIETPTGNGTESTNQATDQILPGWGIFIIVFVLVILLLLVVLTIVCYFFVYVKRCRRSSPISKYETNSQIESVSFISESGISGVSSGGRSGGALILEPKTIAKEIKLIELIASGGFSQLWKGTRIGATVAVKIYKSIDDQSFERERCIYTRAFLNHESIAIYYGADLHTPPLFPTEFWLIMRYYEHGCLADHLIHNTLPQKKVFRILCSIADALEYLHHPFNSFFGGNHGGVAHRDIKTRNILLKDEFGSCVVADFGLSLGAEDLLPGSAPVKVQVGTKRYMAPEVLNNSVVTTEIQSFCVTDIYSYGLVMWEVLRRSEGEGEPSEYAVPYHNLLPSDPTIELVRKVVVEQRMRPQLEERWNINKVHFYQNIVLLMKECWSASPDGRPTVARIRLKLAENLKS; encoded by the exons ATGACCCGTCGAGTCTGCGTTCTTCACGGCCTGACTTGTTTCAGGAATACTGAAGACA GGCACCGTGGTCAGTGCTGTGAAGGTACGGGGTGTAACAAGTGCCTCACGCCCCCTAATCTGACATACGAGCAGTGTCTCCAAGTCACCTTCCCCTCAGACTGCCCCCCAGTAAACTGTTCACACTTGATTGAAACCCCTACAGGCAATGGTACAG AGTCAACAAATCAAGCAACAGATCAAATTCTACCTGGGTGGGGTATCTTCATAATTGTTTTCGTTCTCGTTATCCTGCTGTTGCTCGTAGTCCTGACTATTGTTTGTTACTTCTTCGTTTATGTAAAGAGGTGTCGTCGAAGTTCACCT atcagCAAGTATGAAACGAACTCGCAGATTGAGAGTGTGTCATTTATTTCCGAGAGTGGCATCAGCGGTGTGTCCAGTGGGGGGCGGTCAGGAGGAGCTTTGATATTGGAACCAAAAACGATCGCCAAAGAAATCAAATTGATTGAGCTAATTG CTTCAGGTGGTTTCAGTCAGCTCTGGAAGGGCACACGTATTGGTGCCACTGTGGCTGTCAAGATATACAAAAGTATCGACGATCAGAGCTTTGAGAGGGAACGCTGTATCTACACAAGAGCATTTCTAAATCACGAAAGTATAGCCATTTATTACGGGGCCGATTTACACACTCCTC CTCTTTTTCCGACTGAATTTTGGCTCATCATGCGGTACTATGAGCACGGTTGTCTAGCCGACCACCTCATACACAACACACTTCCACAGAAGAAAGTGTTCCGTATCCTTTGCAGTATTGCCGATGCATTAGAATATCTTCATCATCCCTTCAACTCTTTCTTTGGAGGAAATCATGGAGGGGTTGCTCACAGAGACATCAAAACAAGAAATAtcctgctcaaggatgaatttGGAAGTTGCGTTGTGGCTGATTTTGGTTTGTCGCTTGGTGCAGAAGATCTTCTTCCTGGGAGTGCCCCGGTAAAAGTGCAAGTGGGCACTAAGCGATACATGGCTCCCGAGGTGTTGAATAACTCTGTTGTGACTACAGAAATTCAATCATTCTGTGTCACGGATATTTATTCCTACGGGCTTGTGATGTGGGAGGTTCTTCGGAGGTCAGAAGGCGAAG GTGAACCTAGTGAATATGCAGTGCCATACCACAACCTCCTTCCGTCTGACCCCACTATAGAGCTGGTAAGGAAGGTGGTTGTAGAGCAAAGAATGAGACCACAGCTGGAGGAAAGATGGAACATTAACAAG GTCCACTTCTATCAGAATATTGTCCTGCTAATGAAGGAATGTTGGTCAGCCTCACCCGATGGTCGACCCACAGTGGCAAGAATCAGACTAAAACTGGCAGAGAATTTGAAATCGTAA
- the LOC135336709 gene encoding bone morphogenetic protein receptor type-1B-like isoform X2, whose translation MRDYVVAVSTCTMLLLLWTPANRAQNSSTPSCYCDDNAIPCTNNTCTSDFSTRCLVDFNLDTGMTRRVCVLHGLTCFRNTEDRHRGQCCEGTGCNKCLTPPNLTYEQCLQVTFPSDCPPVNCSHLIETPTGNESTNQATDQILPGWGIFIIVFVLVILLLLVVLTIVCYFFVYVKRCRRSSPISKYETNSQIESVSFISESGISGVSSGGRSGGALILEPKTIAKEIKLIELIASGGFSQLWKGTRIGATVAVKIYKSIDDQSFERERCIYTRAFLNHESIAIYYGADLHTPPLFPTEFWLIMRYYEHGCLADHLIHNTLPQKKVFRILCSIADALEYLHHPFNSFFGGNHGGVAHRDIKTRNILLKDEFGSCVVADFGLSLGAEDLLPGSAPVKVQVGTKRYMAPEVLNNSVVTTEIQSFCVTDIYSYGLVMWEVLRRSEGEGEPSEYAVPYHNLLPSDPTIELVRKVVVEQRMRPQLEERWNINKVHFYQNIVLLMKECWSASPDGRPTVARIRLKLAENLKS comes from the exons ATGAGAGATTACGTTGTTGCAGTGTCTACGTGCACAATGCTGCTGCTGCTATGGACTCCTGCCAACAGAGCTCAGAATT CCTCTACTCCAAGCTGCTACTGCGATGATAATGCAATTCCATGCACTAACAATACTTGCACTAGCGATTTTTCAACTCGGTGTCTAGTGGACTTTAACCTTGATACTGGCATGACCCGTCGAGTCTGCGTTCTTCACGGCCTGACTTGTTTCAGGAATACTGAAGACA GGCACCGTGGTCAGTGCTGTGAAGGTACGGGGTGTAACAAGTGCCTCACGCCCCCTAATCTGACATACGAGCAGTGTCTCCAAGTCACCTTCCCCTCAGACTGCCCCCCAGTAAACTGTTCACACTTGATTGAAACCCCTACAGGCAATG AGTCAACAAATCAAGCAACAGATCAAATTCTACCTGGGTGGGGTATCTTCATAATTGTTTTCGTTCTCGTTATCCTGCTGTTGCTCGTAGTCCTGACTATTGTTTGTTACTTCTTCGTTTATGTAAAGAGGTGTCGTCGAAGTTCACCT atcagCAAGTATGAAACGAACTCGCAGATTGAGAGTGTGTCATTTATTTCCGAGAGTGGCATCAGCGGTGTGTCCAGTGGGGGGCGGTCAGGAGGAGCTTTGATATTGGAACCAAAAACGATCGCCAAAGAAATCAAATTGATTGAGCTAATTG CTTCAGGTGGTTTCAGTCAGCTCTGGAAGGGCACACGTATTGGTGCCACTGTGGCTGTCAAGATATACAAAAGTATCGACGATCAGAGCTTTGAGAGGGAACGCTGTATCTACACAAGAGCATTTCTAAATCACGAAAGTATAGCCATTTATTACGGGGCCGATTTACACACTCCTC CTCTTTTTCCGACTGAATTTTGGCTCATCATGCGGTACTATGAGCACGGTTGTCTAGCCGACCACCTCATACACAACACACTTCCACAGAAGAAAGTGTTCCGTATCCTTTGCAGTATTGCCGATGCATTAGAATATCTTCATCATCCCTTCAACTCTTTCTTTGGAGGAAATCATGGAGGGGTTGCTCACAGAGACATCAAAACAAGAAATAtcctgctcaaggatgaatttGGAAGTTGCGTTGTGGCTGATTTTGGTTTGTCGCTTGGTGCAGAAGATCTTCTTCCTGGGAGTGCCCCGGTAAAAGTGCAAGTGGGCACTAAGCGATACATGGCTCCCGAGGTGTTGAATAACTCTGTTGTGACTACAGAAATTCAATCATTCTGTGTCACGGATATTTATTCCTACGGGCTTGTGATGTGGGAGGTTCTTCGGAGGTCAGAAGGCGAAG GTGAACCTAGTGAATATGCAGTGCCATACCACAACCTCCTTCCGTCTGACCCCACTATAGAGCTGGTAAGGAAGGTGGTTGTAGAGCAAAGAATGAGACCACAGCTGGAGGAAAGATGGAACATTAACAAG GTCCACTTCTATCAGAATATTGTCCTGCTAATGAAGGAATGTTGGTCAGCCTCACCCGATGGTCGACCCACAGTGGCAAGAATCAGACTAAAACTGGCAGAGAATTTGAAATCGTAA
- the LOC135336709 gene encoding bone morphogenetic protein receptor type-1B-like isoform X1 → MRDYVVAVSTCTMLLLLWTPANRAQNSSTPSCYCDDNAIPCTNNTCTSDFSTRCLVDFNLDTGMTRRVCVLHGLTCFRNTEDRHRGQCCEGTGCNKCLTPPNLTYEQCLQVTFPSDCPPVNCSHLIETPTGNGTESTNQATDQILPGWGIFIIVFVLVILLLLVVLTIVCYFFVYVKRCRRSSPISKYETNSQIESVSFISESGISGVSSGGRSGGALILEPKTIAKEIKLIELIASGGFSQLWKGTRIGATVAVKIYKSIDDQSFERERCIYTRAFLNHESIAIYYGADLHTPPLFPTEFWLIMRYYEHGCLADHLIHNTLPQKKVFRILCSIADALEYLHHPFNSFFGGNHGGVAHRDIKTRNILLKDEFGSCVVADFGLSLGAEDLLPGSAPVKVQVGTKRYMAPEVLNNSVVTTEIQSFCVTDIYSYGLVMWEVLRRSEGEGEPSEYAVPYHNLLPSDPTIELVRKVVVEQRMRPQLEERWNINKVHFYQNIVLLMKECWSASPDGRPTVARIRLKLAENLKS, encoded by the exons ATGAGAGATTACGTTGTTGCAGTGTCTACGTGCACAATGCTGCTGCTGCTATGGACTCCTGCCAACAGAGCTCAGAATT CCTCTACTCCAAGCTGCTACTGCGATGATAATGCAATTCCATGCACTAACAATACTTGCACTAGCGATTTTTCAACTCGGTGTCTAGTGGACTTTAACCTTGATACTGGCATGACCCGTCGAGTCTGCGTTCTTCACGGCCTGACTTGTTTCAGGAATACTGAAGACA GGCACCGTGGTCAGTGCTGTGAAGGTACGGGGTGTAACAAGTGCCTCACGCCCCCTAATCTGACATACGAGCAGTGTCTCCAAGTCACCTTCCCCTCAGACTGCCCCCCAGTAAACTGTTCACACTTGATTGAAACCCCTACAGGCAATGGTACAG AGTCAACAAATCAAGCAACAGATCAAATTCTACCTGGGTGGGGTATCTTCATAATTGTTTTCGTTCTCGTTATCCTGCTGTTGCTCGTAGTCCTGACTATTGTTTGTTACTTCTTCGTTTATGTAAAGAGGTGTCGTCGAAGTTCACCT atcagCAAGTATGAAACGAACTCGCAGATTGAGAGTGTGTCATTTATTTCCGAGAGTGGCATCAGCGGTGTGTCCAGTGGGGGGCGGTCAGGAGGAGCTTTGATATTGGAACCAAAAACGATCGCCAAAGAAATCAAATTGATTGAGCTAATTG CTTCAGGTGGTTTCAGTCAGCTCTGGAAGGGCACACGTATTGGTGCCACTGTGGCTGTCAAGATATACAAAAGTATCGACGATCAGAGCTTTGAGAGGGAACGCTGTATCTACACAAGAGCATTTCTAAATCACGAAAGTATAGCCATTTATTACGGGGCCGATTTACACACTCCTC CTCTTTTTCCGACTGAATTTTGGCTCATCATGCGGTACTATGAGCACGGTTGTCTAGCCGACCACCTCATACACAACACACTTCCACAGAAGAAAGTGTTCCGTATCCTTTGCAGTATTGCCGATGCATTAGAATATCTTCATCATCCCTTCAACTCTTTCTTTGGAGGAAATCATGGAGGGGTTGCTCACAGAGACATCAAAACAAGAAATAtcctgctcaaggatgaatttGGAAGTTGCGTTGTGGCTGATTTTGGTTTGTCGCTTGGTGCAGAAGATCTTCTTCCTGGGAGTGCCCCGGTAAAAGTGCAAGTGGGCACTAAGCGATACATGGCTCCCGAGGTGTTGAATAACTCTGTTGTGACTACAGAAATTCAATCATTCTGTGTCACGGATATTTATTCCTACGGGCTTGTGATGTGGGAGGTTCTTCGGAGGTCAGAAGGCGAAG GTGAACCTAGTGAATATGCAGTGCCATACCACAACCTCCTTCCGTCTGACCCCACTATAGAGCTGGTAAGGAAGGTGGTTGTAGAGCAAAGAATGAGACCACAGCTGGAGGAAAGATGGAACATTAACAAG GTCCACTTCTATCAGAATATTGTCCTGCTAATGAAGGAATGTTGGTCAGCCTCACCCGATGGTCGACCCACAGTGGCAAGAATCAGACTAAAACTGGCAGAGAATTTGAAATCGTAA